The genomic interval ggCAAGAAGAGGAGcaagagcagagaaaagaaacgAAGCCGCAGCAGAGAGCGCCATCGCAGCCGCTCCCGAAGCAAGGAACGTTCTGGCCGATACAAAGCACGCAAGAGTCCCATGTATGTCACCCTTTTAAACTTTTACATGCAGTCCCCCCTTTAAGTACTTTTACGAAGCTCACGGTAGTAGTAAATTCAATTGAGTTTATTATTTCGGTCATAGGTAAACATGATGAATTGATCAGTATTATTTTTttagaggtgttttttttcttctttttttcacctccCTTTTTCCATACACACTTGGTGCCATTGGTAATATTAATGACTCTGTAACAGTGAACAGACTGCAAGTTTTTACACCAAGAGTACCACAGTTGCGTTACATGATGCACACACGCTTTTCTTCAAAGCTTtatttgaaactgaaaaagtAATCCTCCTTCTTTTATATTTTAGCCGAAAACGTTCCAAAAGTCGGAGCCCcttcagaaaagaaaagagtccCATCAGGTAAGAATGATTTTGTTGAAACtcatttgagtttttttaaagaatatatttttatttaagaaaTCGTATGACAACTATTGCTGTTTACCATTTTAATGTTTCCAGAGGCATTCTGGCATTATGTAatggttgtgttttttcctccgttttttttttttcaagggcaCCAATTGACAATCTAACaccagaggagagagatgccCGCACAGTTTTCTGCATGCAGCTTGCTGCAAGAATCAGAGCTCGAGACCTGGAAGATTTCTTCTCAGCTGTTGGAAAAGTCAGTTGATTTTTAAAGTTATTGTCATGTATAGTCCAGTGTGTCTGTACGTAGGAGCAATGTTTTAAATCCTCTGATTGTCTTCTGTAGGTGAGAGACGTGAGGATGATCTCGGACAGAAACTCCAGAAGATCGAAGGGTATCGCATACATCGAGTTTGTTGAGGCCTCTTCTGTACCACTGGCGATTGGATTGACCGGCCAGAGGCTTTTGGGAGTTCCCATCATTGTACAGGCCTCACAGGTTATGGTAACTTCATCTAAATATAAACTGCAACTAGATCTTCATCTAATGTGACTGAACATATTAATAGATAGCTGCCATTCACATTAACTAGTCTCATTTCCAAGACAATtatgtaattaaatgtttgtAAATAGGTGACAAAACCACACTGAAACCACTGCAGCATTTCCACAATGAAGAACTGAATTGATGTAATGCCTTTAATGTGATTACaggcagagaaaaacagagctgcagccgcTGCCAATAATCTGCAGAAGGGCAGTTCAGGTCCAATGAGGCTGTACGTGGGCTCGCTGCACTTCAACATTACTGAAGAGATGCTGCGAGGGATCTTTGAGCCTTTTGGAAAGGTCAGGAgcaagtttaaaaaatgtcaggCTTTTACTAATTGTGTAGTTGCATTCAGTGCAGTCCTTTTTTAAATATCGTTGTGTTTTGGTCCCAAAGATTGAAGGAATCCAGCTGATGATGGACAGTGAGACTGGACGATCCAAAGGATACGGCTTCATATCGGTAATCAAAGCTTCTGTATGTTATTTACAGCGCTGTAGTGTTGGTAGCTTATTTGACTCTTAATCTCTTCTGTTTATGTAAAGTTTGCAGATGCCGAATGCGCAAAAAAGGCCTTGGAGCAACTGAATGGCTTTGAGCTGGCTGGACGCCCGATGAAGGTTGGGCATGTTACAGAGCGCTCTGACTCATCAACAGCCAGCTCGTTCCTGGACAACGATGAACTAGAGAGGACTGGCATCGACCTGGGCACCACAGGACGTCTACAGCTAATGGCTCGACTAGCAGAAGGTTCGTTGCTCCTGCATCATTTCTGTATGGACAGCAcagggctaaaaaaaaaatccccttttAAAGGAAGTCCAAATAAGCCTCAGTCACTTTGTCACTGGGGAACTTTCGGACATTTTGTTCCAGGTGAAAATGATTGCAGATATTCTGAAGAGGACGTCATTTGTTTGACAAATTTTGAGTGTTTGTCTGACagacatggaaaaaaaagtgctctGGCTTGTACTCCAATTTTGATCAATACACTGGCTATTGACTCAAATTCAGAACAGTCTGTAGATTCACGAGCAGTGAGAAATTATAATTCTATGCAGCCCTTCAGCTTTATGgctggatgtgtcagagtttccCTACTAGTTGGTTTATTAGTACATTTTGATCTGGTGCCAGAACCTGATTGTCACTGCATGGTGAATAAAAATGGAACAGTTATAAGCTGTCGATagtcattttcttcattttccaCTGCTGTGTGCTAAGGGAAAGGACATTGATCTCATCCAACTGTGgtctgctttttaaatgtcataatCTGTGTTACCTCCTCCACAGGAACTGGTTTGAAGatccctcctgctgctcagcagGCTCTGCAGATGACCGGGTCCATACCCTTCGGAAACATTGCTGCTCCCCCTGGTGAGTCTTGATGATGgaaaacattttgtgtgtgtgttttattcaatttttttttttttttggagataGAGAATCTGGTGacaaatgattgtttttgttttcagccgTTCCAACTCCAGCTCCAAGTCAAGCCCTGAACCTCCCATCACAGCCACTGGCCACACACTGCCTTCAGCTGTCCAACCTCTTCAACCCACAAGCGTAAGGACATCATTTTGTTGGGTTCACACGGTTTTAAGCTCATCTTTAAACTCTCCCATGTCCAAATGAACATTAGTTTTCAATCTCTATAATTTTCTGTCTGGCAGTGAAGTCATTTTTATAACAAATGAGGAATGTGGATTTTTGCCCCCCCATATGGTCAAAGCAAGTAGCAATTACAGCAAGTACTTAAATGAACATGTGGGGCAAGTCTGTAATGTCTTTTATTAAGGACGGACTTGGAAAATGTGAACCTATTCTTtaaattgtcttgttttgttgggATTCCAGCCATTTAAGATTGTTAAAGCCCTACGATTAAACACGACCAAACTTGTTTTTCAGAGAAAACGATCCCAGCTGGGCCAATGAGATCCAAGATGATGTCATCGAGGAGTGCAACAAACATGGAGGAATTGTTCACATTTACGTTGATAAGAACTCGACCCAAGTAAGTTGACACAGTTGTATTAGAGGCAGATAAGTAATGTTCATGTTCCAGTTGATCCAAGGAGTATGGACATTTGATAGTAATCTTTTGTCCTTTCTTTTTCATCCAGGGTAATGTGTACGTGAAGTGTCCCTCAATACCAGCAGCAATGGCAACTGTAAACGCACTTCATGGACGCTGGTTTGCAGGTGTGTAATGATGCCGCTTGATTTTTAATCCTACAAAATAGAACGGTAAAAACCTAATGCTGACAGTTGTCtagattttaattatttttttattctttcgtTCACAGGCAAAATGATAACAGCTGCCTATGTTCCCCTACCAACCTACCACAACCTTTTCCCTGATTCAGTAACAGCGAAGCAGCTTCTAATGCCGACACGCCGATAGTCTGAGACATGCTTATAAAAGtctgtaaata from Sparus aurata chromosome 7, fSpaAur1.1, whole genome shotgun sequence carries:
- the LOC115585354 gene encoding RNA-binding protein 39 isoform X2, with the translated sequence MADDFDVEAMLEAPYRKDEIKSSHANGHDDQSKKKRRSRSRSRSPGSKKRRSKSRDRKKGKKRSKSREKKRSRSRERHRSRSRSKERSGRYKARKSPIRKRSKSRSPFRKEKSPIRAPIDNLTPEERDARTVFCMQLAARIRARDLEDFFSAVGKVRDVRMISDRNSRRSKGIAYIEFVEASSVPLAIGLTGQRLLGVPIIVQASQAEKNRAAAAANNLQKGSSGPMRLYVGSLHFNITEEMLRGIFEPFGKIEGIQLMMDSETGRSKGYGFISFADAECAKKALEQLNGFELAGRPMKVGHVTERSDSSTASSFLDNDELERTGIDLGTTGRLQLMARLAEGTGLKIPPAAQQALQMTGSIPFGNIAAPPAVPTPAPSQALNLPSQPLATHCLQLSNLFNPQAENDPSWANEIQDDVIEECNKHGGIVHIYVDKNSTQGNVYVKCPSIPAAMATVNALHGRWFAGKMITAAYVPLPTYHNLFPDSVTAKQLLMPTRR
- the LOC115585354 gene encoding RNA-binding protein 39 isoform X1 encodes the protein MADDFDVEAMLEAPYRKDEIKSSHANGHDDQSKKKRRSRSRSRSPGSKKRRSKSRDRKKGKKRSKSREKKRSRSRERHRSRSRSKERSGRYKARKSPIRKRSKSRSPFRKEKSPIRAPIDNLTPEERDARTVFCMQLAARIRARDLEDFFSAVGKVRDVRMISDRNSRRSKGIAYIEFVEASSVPLAIGLTGQRLLGVPIIVQASQVMAEKNRAAAAANNLQKGSSGPMRLYVGSLHFNITEEMLRGIFEPFGKIEGIQLMMDSETGRSKGYGFISFADAECAKKALEQLNGFELAGRPMKVGHVTERSDSSTASSFLDNDELERTGIDLGTTGRLQLMARLAEGTGLKIPPAAQQALQMTGSIPFGNIAAPPAVPTPAPSQALNLPSQPLATHCLQLSNLFNPQAENDPSWANEIQDDVIEECNKHGGIVHIYVDKNSTQGNVYVKCPSIPAAMATVNALHGRWFAGKMITAAYVPLPTYHNLFPDSVTAKQLLMPTRR